AGTCGGCGCGCTTCTCGGGATCGGTGAGGGTGGAGTAGGCTGCGTGGATCCGCATGAACTCGTCGGCCGACGCGCCCTTCAGGTCGGCCGCAACCACGTCCGGGTGGCACGCCCGCGCCAGCCGCCGGTACGCCGCCTTGATCTCCCCGCTTGTGGCCCCTGCGGTGAGCCCGAGCACGTCGTAGAGCGTCGCCTCCGGCGCCGTGGCCATCGCCGCAGCGCAGCGTGGGGACGAACGGAGCTTAGAAATCGGCGAGAAGGAGGGACTTGGGATCCGAGCGCCGAGGAATTGGGAACAAGCGAGAGCGGACGGGGTAATCATCAGATCTCGAGCGGAATTGGAGGTGGGAATAAGGTATAAAGTGCTCGGAAATCGGATTCGGGATTTGCTTAAATAAGGGAGAAGGAAGGGGGGAGGTGGTAACTGTTACCGGCGGGTAAAATGAGGGGGAGAACGAAGGCGGGCAGATGGGTGTACTTTCTATGATGGGTGCACTTTCTGGTAAAGTAACCTTGGTGCAGTCGGTCCGCAATTTGATTTCGGTCTACTTGCTATCAAATACCATGGTGCCCATGACATTCTCGAAGTTACTAAAACAGAGATTTCGAAACTTCATATGGGGCAGAAAGGAGGGCAGAAGGGGTGTCCACTCGGTGGCATGAAAGGTGGTTTGTCAGCCGATCCAACAGGGTGGCTTGGGGGTACAGTTCCTGATGGCACGACAGGAGGTTTTGGCGGCAAGACATGTAGCCAGGCATATCTTAGAGCCCGATAGCCTATGAAGTACCCTACTAAGATCCAAGTACGGGTCTCGCACCGGGACAACGGACTTCTAGGTTGGCCGTCGATGTTTCTTCATTTGGAGGAAGATTTGTTCGTATGCTCTGATGGTACTCGATGCGGTCAGATTGGCAGTTGGTGACGATCGGTCTATTGGTGTCCTAGAGGATAGATGGATATGACACTGGTGGATTCAACAAGGGTGGAGGATCGGAGAGTCCACGATCTGATTGTTCAGGGGGGAGCAGGTAGAACGAGTCGTTGATCAGAGAGGTTTTCGAGGGGTAGGTGGCTGAGAGCATTCTGGACATCCCGTTACATGTGAGAGAGACAGCGGACAAGATGGTCTAGGCGGCCATCGGGCGGTCCAAGGAGCGAGCTACGGATTTACAAGAGGCGATGGGGGGTGATGTAGTTAGATAGATGAATGACAGATGGATCTGGAGGATGGGTGTCCACCCCCTGTAGCCTTGTTCTTATGGAAGGTGGCATGAGGCTGTTTATCGACTAGGAGCGTGCTAGTGGAGAGGGGAGTCAGGATCACCTCGAGCTGTGGTAGATGCCCTAGGTTGGAGGAGACCATTAGCTATGTTTTGCTTGAGTGCTCGAGGGCAGTACACCTCTGGAGGTGGGCTACATTTCCCTTACATCGGGCTATCCGATCAGTTGCTGACCTACTTCATTAGATGAGGGCCGCCATGCGGAGTCCGAGGACAATGGGGTGGGGGATCATATGGGCATATCTGGCATACCACATATGACTTTATAGGAACGCCCAGGTCTTTGAGGACATGTGAGCGCCTTTAAGGAGTGTAGTGGAAAAAGCTCTCTTTCGGGCGGCTAAGGTCAC
This genomic stretch from Phoenix dactylifera cultivar Barhee BC4 unplaced genomic scaffold, palm_55x_up_171113_PBpolish2nd_filt_p 000298F, whole genome shotgun sequence harbors:
- the LOC103706339 gene encoding chaperone protein dnaJ 11, chloroplastic-like, whose amino-acid sequence is MITPSALACSQFLGARIPSPSFSPISKLRSSPRCAAAMATAPEATLYDVLGLTAGATSGEIKAAYRRLARACHPDVVAADLKGASADEFMRIHAAYSTLTDPEKRADYDRRLMAATPAAFGQQRWPPRGPRPFYSSASSTSAATSFSGFGRRTWETDQCW